A segment of the Bactrocera neohumeralis isolate Rockhampton chromosome 3, APGP_CSIRO_Bneo_wtdbg2-racon-allhic-juicebox.fasta_v2, whole genome shotgun sequence genome:
TCAGCTTGCGGACGTTGACAATTAGGCAGTTTTCGGTAAATCCATTGGAATTTGAACGGCATATGCTAAAAAAACcataaagaaatttaatgcgAAGAGCTCTTGAAGACTGTTAGGTCGTCTGCTCCCTCCGAGATCACTCAGCGATGACATTTCGAgacttttgatattttaaaatacacgAGTTGAATCAAAATCCAATCTGACCGGATTTGTGTACTCTTTTTATGAAGCATTAGACAGTGACCCCAGCACCTTTTGGTTATCAAACAAGTATTCTTCCACTCCTTTCGAGTAAATGTTAATAGCCTTCGCTCAATTCATTCCCTCAGCTTTCGGAAGTTGACAGTCAGGCCGTTTTTCGTAAATTCTTTGGAATTTATATGCTAAGAAAACCATAAAGAAATCTATTGCGGAGAGTTCTTGAAATCCTTTCGTACTAAGCGATCACGTTTTGAGACttccaatatttaaaaatacataaagtcTAGCTAAATTCAATCGGGCCTGCAAATCCGTCGATTTTTGTACAGTTTCAGAGACTGATCTAAACAGAAATTTCCTAGCAAACAACTAAAGAATATCGAAATTTCATACTCGTTTCTCCTTTTCTGTCTCCTTTTAACTAAAAGTCAGCAGCCAACTTCAATCCTTCAGCTTTCATAGCTCGACAATCCAGCAATAATCTATCACATCTGTTGCCAGATCGAGCTTGAGTATTTGAAGCTAGGTTGTAGATCTCTAAAACTTTTGCGCGCACCTTTAGTTTACGGTAGCAGTTTAGATATAAAGTAGAAAAGAGTTCAGAACTTCTTAGAATTCGCTCAAAAGCTTCCTTTAGATAGAGCTTAGAATTAGAGCTTCCTTATATGCAAAGCAACAGTACACAAGGATTTATACAACGGCAAGCAATACTTCCTTAACTAAATCACCTTCGAAGAACAGGAGAACACGTTCAACTATAGCTTCTATGAAATAATGAACTGATTCGTGAATTGAGCAGGAGGACCAGTTCCGCAATAGAACGAGACATATCCCTGCGAACATAGCCGAAGATCTAACCTAAATTGGTAATGAGGCTTTTAGCAATAGCTTCTGCGAAAAAaacgaacaatttttttatctaaCCTAAAATAAAAGGATTCATTTTACAATAGCTTCACGAAAAAACGAACTACTTTGTGATCTAACATAAATTAGCAATAGCTTCAATGGAAAACCGTACTATTTTGTGAGTCAGATCCTCAAAGAGTACGAAGTTAGCCAAAGATCTAAACCAAGTTGGTAATTGCTTCTATCTATATGATACTGCGATTCTTGGTGTACCTCAAATCATAccacaacaaaatttaaaatgtcaGAGACAATGCCACAGCTTCATCTTGATtgatttccataattttttgcaAGGCTAAATCAATTATGGTAGGCTTTGAGGCTTATGCTTCATAATCTATAAATCCTTGCCAAAGGCTTCTGAAGATGGATCTAAACTTATCTATTGACAAACCGATTTGAGCCCATCACAAATCTGCTAAGCCGATTTATTTCGTTCGCAGCGCCTTCGGAAAAGAGATACGGCTCCAACATTGGGCTCCTGAGAGACCTTGAATAACAATATATGTCAAAGAATCAAGAACAATAATTTCGTACACCATCGGAAAAGACATACGGGTCTAACTTTGGGCTTCTGACAGATCCAAAAATGTATCTCTTGCTCTGAAAGTCGCTACTAGAATATTTGGATAACAATATCGCAAAAGACACTAACAAATCCAAAAATGTATCTCTTGCTCTGAAAGTCGCTGCTAGAGAGCTTAAATAATGATATCGCAAAGGACTCCGAAGAGATCCATAATTCATCTCTTGCACTGAAAGCTAGAGACCTCGAATAACAATTTATGTTCGTCTGTCAATCAAGAAAACTATTTTACGCCAAATTTTTGGGCCTATTTTAAGTTTGGGCATGAGGTAAAAAAAGACCACTTGACGGATATCCAAATTTCTGAATAAATGAACTTTTCCAATACTCTGACGTCCACAACCGATATCCAGTAATTTTAACAGTTAATTTCATCAGCAATAAAACGCCATTGAGTATAGTGCTGAAGGGTAGATATCTAACAGAAACAAATAATCTCGCATATCCAATTGCAATTCTCAACCAAGTTAAGCACAAATTACTTGAAAGGCTAACAACATTATAGCTATTCTTCCGTTTACATTATTTACAcattattaaagtaaatatctcaaagtatatgtatataaaaatatataaagaaaaacaaaggtTTACATTATTGACACTAAGTTGTCAAGAACacgaaaaagtttattttaatgaatttttaaaaagaattttttgtaaattttatgaaactGACAAACACTAGTCACTAGTTTCATAAACAGCCACACAAAAATCTAATTATGTAAGATAATGCAAATGCAAACACAAAAGAAACAACCTTAACGCTAAGCGTTGAAGGTTCTAATTCTCGCAGCAACATTGTCGTCCTACaaaacttaattgaaatataaaaaaagaaaaaatgaaaaaaaaaatatatatatatataacattaaCTGAGATGAGAGAAATTTATGATGAATTAATTCAACAGATtgcctttaaatttaaaagtaaatttttaaaatcgtaaattatatttatatgaatttctTACGATCATTAAGCGTAGTAAAAtgagaaagaaatatttatttaaaaaacaagcaaactaagtaaatatatagttatgtatatgaGAGAGAGATaattaataaatcaattttttgaatattaaaatgaagatcaaaaaattatttgaccaaCACTGTTAACTAATTAGTAAAATGCAAGTGGGAATAGTTTGTATAAAAACACTTTatgtaaaaaatcataaattttattttaaaccaaaCTCATCAATGTAcactaaatatgtaaaataatattgagttttatttaaaaaaaagttttttttttaataatttctaagcATAATAAAAGAACACAGAGAACTTCTGTCAACTGCGACAGCATAAACCGATTGAAccgtttttaaatatataaataaagaacaaaaagaaaataaaaaagaaatacatatatttttcaattttgaaaaagttcttGCAACTTGCTGAGTGgggcaatttatttattttttaactggAAAAGGGAAACCTCCGCATTAGTCACCACTAATAAAGAACATAACGGATAATGCCAGTaaaggtactttttcaataggctttttttgacagatcacgagtGAGTCGtgccaagctgtcatgttaatattgttcagtattgtttggcattttatcatggaaagactaatgcctgaacaacgtttaaaaatcgttcaactttattatagaaattcacgttctataaagaatgtgtttcgcctGCTTCGCTCTACCTATGATTAACATAATCGGCATACTGAGCGTAATATTCGCAATATCatcccatcttgagacccagcattcattattgaataatattcgaccacttccagcacgcagtgatgaaaatatagcagccgtaactgagagtgtacacgaagaccgtggagagtcgattcggcgccgttcgcagcaactcggactgagaTTTGGAACGgcttggcgtattttacgtcgaggtcttaaaaatgtacaaaatacagtttgtgcaagaactgaagccgctcgaccttacCAAGCGACAACGCTTCGggctatgggctcttgaaaagttccgagTAGATCCCACGGCTtctagccaaattttgttcagtgataaGAAcccaataaacaaacaaacttttaccatttgggacgaaaagcaacctaaAGAGCTACCATtgcatccagaaaaaacaacggatGATTTGGGTTGTGtgccgatggaatcatcggtgcatatttcttcaaaaacgatgacggtgagaacgtaaggggatgttcgagcaagcaaataactgcagCAATATTGCGACAGTGTTGCTTTTCTGCAGATACTCAGCTCATACTTatattgcaacatttttgcgTCGAATATGATACTTTCCGATACtgccgcagtgattgagactcgaacatccctaaccgtcaatggcggccGTTATCGCGGGATGATAACCGACtgtttgatacctgaaattgaagctcgtgatcccggcgacatttggtttcaacaagacggcgtcacttcccacacatcgcgtcaatcaatgaatttattgagagaacactttggtgagcaaatggccaccaagatcgtgggatatcacaccattagactttcttttgtggggatatataaaatctaaagtctatgcgggcaattccgcttcgattcatgctttagagcaaaacatcacgcgtgtcattcgccagttaccggtcgaaatgctcgaacgagtcatcgataattagactcaacggatggagcATCTGAGACGAAATGCGGCCAAGATTTGAGAAAGataaatctccaaaaaataaatgccaataatgttttttcgaataataaaaaacactccccattaaattttaagtttctttgttttttcttaaaaaaaaattaggaatcctcgaaatggatcacgctTTAGTAAGACACTTAGTAGATTCCCATTTCTACCCAATACCATGGTCTTTCCTATAGAGTTTCCTATAGAGTTGAACTTAAGTTCGGTCCTCAATATTGTCTGTCGTTCCAGAGAAGAGTGGATAAGAAGGAAGGTTCTCAGGGACGCAGGGATAGGACTCTATACAGATGGGTCCAAACTAGATATTCGAGTGGGAGGTGGTGTCGTTTCAACAAAATTCGATATCAAAATTCCTTTGCATCTACCAGACCTCTGTAGAGACTTTCGATTGGAGATCCCATCaattaaagaaagaaaagtGTTAAGAAGAAGAGGTTAACGCAATTGCATTGCATATTTATTATCGAACaaacaaactaaataaaaaagtataattctAGGTTATGTTAAAATTAACTATTTATAGAAACAGGTTTAGTAAATAGGAAGTGTACACAAATGgtaaatattcataattatCTAAAAGTGGCGAGCTTTTAGAAAGCACAGTCGTTGAATAATTCACTAAATCTTTTTTCCTCGTTTAAAGATCCAAAAGCACCGGCTTTGTTTCCTTGGCACATTTCAACATCGAACGCATCATTTTGATGAAACCGGTGTCCTTCGACTTCTCCAAACCACGCTGTAAACGATTCTTCATTACAGCCACGAACTCGCGATTACTCAGCTGATTATCGTCTGCGAATTACGCACGAAGATATTGAAagagttcaaaaaataataaaaacacacaaaatgcCATCTATACTCACTGTCTTCGTCGAAAATCGTGAATATAACATCGATCACATGATCTCTTAGATCCACCATAGCCACAGTTTTGGCCACATGTTTGAGTGTAGCCTGGTCAATCGATGCGCCCGCAATGTGATAGAACGTCAGTGCGGTGTCCACATCGTTAATATTATTCAAGAAGTGAAAGAAATCGAGATAATCTTTTTTGGAGATACCCAAATTATTATCCTTGAATTTACGCTTGACACGCTTCAACTTGCGCGACTTCTTCTTATGCGAATAACCAGCGTAGGCCACCAGTAGCTCAGCGAAGTCCACCTCAGTAATCAGACCTTCACTGTTTGGAGTTTTACGCTCGAATTCCAGCGTTAGGATTTCACGTTGCAGTTGAGCTTGGAATTGAATGAACTTTTGTATGGTCAATTTCTGGTCCAAATTCGGGCCGAAGAAGTAGTGAGTGAGCGCCGAGTTCACACCCTGTGAAAGTTGAAGTTTCAAAAACTCTACATTCAAGTATATCAGTAATTTGGCAACCAAGTGGTCAACTTAAGCCGCTTAGCCAATTTAATGAGTGAAAATGGGCGACACTTTAATGCGTGCAAATGGGAACTCAAAAGTACCGTTATCAACACAAAACGAAAATATGGATTAGTGAGTGAGAATGTAGCTGATTTTTACACAAAGCgacaaataaacataaatgaaaatgaaaagtgGTGATGTGAGGTGGAGATGAGATGTGGTGAATCTCAAATTAGGTAAACAAAATAGTAGAATGTTAGTCGAGTAACATGATTTTTTAGCAATTATGAAACTATTTGATAGTTAATTTTCACAGtaagcgaaaataaataaagtatggTTATGGGGAAAAAGGTGAATTTCGAATTAGCtgaggaaaataattttacagttATCCAGTTTCCATTAATCCaaaacgaaaatatgaaatggTAAGTAAGTCATGATTAGTGCAAATTAATAGTGAAAATTAAAGtggtgaatttcaaaaaatgttagcAAAATAGTACAATGTTAGTCGgggtatatataatttttaggacaaaaattaattttaacagtACGCGAAAATTAATGTTAACAAAAAGTAGGGGCATGGTGAAAAAGGTGAATTTCGTTTTAATTCCCCAGTCACAaataaacgaaaacgaaaatgtGAGTTGTGGAGTAAAAATGCAGCTGATTGAAGAGCGGTAATGTAATGTGGTGAATTTCAAATTAGATAAGCAAAATAGTACCGTTATTAACACAAAGAAAAAATGTCAGCGAGTGACAATGTAGCTGATTTTTGCAGAAAgcgacaaataaaaattaatggaaatgaaAAGTGGTGAGTTTCTAATTAAGTGAAAAAAGTACAATATTAGTCGGGCCAATATTTTtaggcaaaaatttaattttaacaatgaGCGAAAATGAACGATAACAAAAAGTAGGCTTATGGTGAAAAAGGTGAACTTCGAATTAGTTAAGTTACCCAGTTACCAATAACTCAAAACGAAAATATGAATTGGTGAGTAAAAATGCAGCTGATGGAAAGTGGTAATGTAAGGTGGTGAATTTTAAATTAGGTAAACAAAATAGTACCGTTAATAACACAAAGagaatatgaatgtatgaaaataattacaCAGTTACTCAGCTTCCATTAAATCAAAACGAAAATGCAAGTTGGTGAGTAAGTAATGATTAGTGAAAAGGAATCGTGAGAAATAAAAGGTGGTGAATTTCtaattaagtaaacaaattagTAAAATGTTAGTCGGGTCTATGGTTTTCAACCAAAAGTTAATTTTAACAGTAAGCGAAAATGAGCATTAACAAAAAGTAGGCTTATGGTGAAAAAGGTGAATTTCGAATTAGTGAAGCAAAATACTTATACAGTTACCCAAAGTAGTATATACCTTCATGGGCTTTGGTTTAGTAGGTAGtaggtaaaatattaattattgatttttgtgATTAGGCATTTGTTAGTTATGGCAGTTGTGGTTacagtggtggtggtggtggtggttttGTGACAGTTTTGCATTAGTCGTTATTTACAAAAGATATGCAAAAGAGCAAAGATAtagaaaatacattttacaATTAGGAGATCATTTAGTAGACTAAAGTGGTAAAGtatgacaaatacatacatatttacaaatataggcaatacaaatatacaataataaaatataataaggaCAGATATTTGTGGCAACGAGGAACACTAAtctactcatacatatgtattttacaagcaaaatagaaaaaataaaatatttaggtaaTACGCTCATACCTTAAATGTATTGCCGGTAGCTGCATGATCACGATGCCTGATGCCGATGGTGGATTGTTGGCGCACCAAATCGGCGACCATTTCAAACTCTTCACTATCCACATCGCCATCGCCGTTCAGGTCGAACATTTGGAAAGCGATTTCAAAATGACGACGAGaagctaaaatgaaaaataaaaatatttataataaagttaaaaaaaatttatgataaaaaaaaattattaataataaattttataaaaataaataaataaataagtaaattttataaaaattattatattaaatttaataaaagaaaataatttatgttatgtatatatttaagttattccattcttgttgtaattttaatttttttaaataaatttatttttttaaataaaagcattgaaactttttttaaataaattgaatttattttttatatttaactttttaaataaaattatttctttctttcaacATAAAAAGCATAATAAACTCACTTGAGAGCACTGTTAGCAAGAATATGTAGTCCGAAAAGGTAATTAAACCAAAGGAGCCCAATTTGTAGAAAATACTGTCCTTCGCCAAATGCAGCTTCAAACACTCAGCAACATCctgcacaaaataaatattaattagctGACTTCTTCTAATAGAAACAAagacaaaattcaaaaacacgAAAATCAAACATGTTAAATGGTTAACGGTACtgcaattgttttaattttttttctttgttatgtATTCAACAAAACGGGTTAAACAATAAAGGGCATAGTTTGGCATACAAAGAGTTTGGAAAAAGTTAAGTGTCGAAAGCAGCTAAATTAGTGCAAGAACATTTATGTCTATAAAtctataatatttcttgttaaGCACAAGTTTTTGGGtcagtaaaatttttgcaagCCAAGCTAATTAGACGTGCTTGCCTTGCACGCACATTCATACTGGTGCTACATGCAAAATAAGTTAATTCGTATTATAACGGTGTATATAGAATCTTTATAAACATAGACTAGTGGGGGGTACACATAGCATTCGTTTATTCATACAATTACAGCCGATTTTTTATGGTTActgttatttctttattaatgactttttgtCACAAATACCTCGCCTGCAACCTGTAAGTAGAGAGCATGTTTTATAGGTGGTGAGGAGAAAAAAGGTTTTTGTGATATTAGATACAGGGAGGAAATTTGGGCTGGTGTTTTGAAAAATGATGCTGTAAGTGGCTTAAAAATAGTTTACGTGGTAATTCAGATTTATTTACCCATTACACTAACATATTATTTAtgtgttatttaattttttttgttaacattatcttttttattagaattaatatatttattttttatgggattaatatattaagttttagtttaattttcatataatttttttacatgacTGTTTTAATAGTTGATAAAGATAACttatcagcgtgacgagctgagtcgatttagcgatgtctgcctgtacatatatacacaaactagtccatcattttattaaataactttctgaaattttgcacacggtATTTTCTCTCCGCGAAACTGCTGTGTCGGAATCACCgatatcgaatcactatagcatacagctgcaaTAGAAACCGACCACTCCAAACAActtttgtgtggaaaacttttttatttcaaaaataatcttaacgaaatttggcaaagaaCCCTgtccaaaacaacaacacaatataaaattaaatgattcagatcgaaccactatagcgtatagctgccatacaaactgaacaaaatCAACGTTTTGTaacgaaaacttttttttttggaaaaaattgtttagattaaataactatatcatatagctgccttagAAACCGATCGCTCAAAATCgctttttgtatgaaaaactttttaatttcacaaataaTCTTCTCGTAATTTGACACAGAGCATTTTCCAATGCAACGCGACTctctcggaagaaattgtttagattaaataactatatcatatagctgccttagAAACCGATCGCTCAAAATCAactttttgtatgaaaaactttttaatttcacaaataaTCTTCACAAAActcggcatagattattttccaaggcaacacAACAATccgcaaaaattgtttaaattggaTCTCTAtaccgccatacaaactgaccgctcaaaACTTAGATCAAGatcattttatacacttttatgctataataaaTGCTTGTTAAGAGAATGACAACTTCGATACAGCCGCAGTTAACATTTCTTCTTGtttctaattattttcattctaattgtttaagttttttttatatacaaatatgtatatatttttattatttaggttatttcgtttaatattttttcatatttatattttatattattatatattaaagttattttactttttttttgtaattttcactttaaattttcaaaatttcaatttttaaatcccAATCCTTAAATGTATTATATACGAAAAATATATACCTTCGGATCGTAACGGCGATATTGGTCAAGTCCCAAACCTATaagcaaaaataagttttattagAGAGACTGacattaattttcaataatataaataatatatatgttagataaaaatgtacaataaaatgatttgtcaaattatttttctttttctttgtataagattacttatttttttatttttttgttaattcgaCATACCCTCTGGTTGCTTCATGCCTGGCGTCATGCTAGTTAGAAAGTCTTGTGGAGTCATAAAGATTTCATAGCGATCATCTGATGTCGGTACTTGTATAGTGGCAAAATAACGGAACACCTTATCAGGTGTCGAAAATTGACGTATACGATTTTCGTATTCGATAATCTGGCCAGACATGAAATGCAGAATTTTATTTATGCGCGTAATACATAATGATATGTCAAACACATATTagaatttcaaagaaaaacattttcgcATAAGAACATAGTGAAATTAAgcagaaaaagtgaaaataattaacggaatttaaaaataaataattacttatatatgtacacttttttaacatttaaacgGACGTTGTATATTTAACCGTAGACAACTTTTTGTACGTTTGCCCTAATTTTGTTATAGTCGAATGACACATACCCTCGGGCTGCATCATGCCAGGATAAATCGAACGCAGAAAGTCATCAGGCGTCATGCAGACTTCAGTACTTGTAGCTGTGGTAAGACGTACTGTGGCGAAATAGCGAAAGATTTTGTCCGGTGTAGAATAGGCGCGTATACGGTTTTCATACTCAATGATCTTCAACCAGGGCAAGGGTAATTGCACGAtccattcatttatttatatgaacacaGTGCATATGAACAAAATGTATGCAATCAAATGCATGGGTTGTGCATATTGTGCATATTTGGTTAACAAAAAGGTAATTTAAACACATGTAacatgaaattaaaagaaaattaatttaatttacaacaGTGAACagctaaaaaagaaatatattatatatacaaaaagtaaaataaattgacttaataaataaaaatgaccTTTCAGAGATTAAGCTTAAACTAAGATTAAGCCAATAAAACGCCTACCTTCCACCTTTACAAAATATCCATACCTTGCGTTcgcgaaaacccattttttCCTTCACAGAACGCCTTTCCTTGCAAATAGCAGGTTCATCTTTACCATCCGATTCTTCCGCATCGCTATCATTATTattctttactttatttttctGCGGAATATCTTTGGGCTTTGGTGCGTCGGCATCAACTTTCGGCATTAATGCGCGCTTTAACCTAAATTTtgaatacatattatatataattaatacatgcatttaaaaaaaaattatttccagtAAGCGTAATATATTTATGCGTTCACATACCTCTTCCAGTCCAATATAGTTATGAAGAACAGTGTGCCAAcaaatacatgaaaatatcttgttagcCGCGGTGTGGGTTCCTCTTTGTgtccaaattttttatatccgCGCACCGAATCAACCTTATTTGTTGTACTAGGAGCGGGCTGAAGTAGCAGCTGGTTGAAGTTTCGCTGGCCACCACCAATCGTTAAGGATTTTACCAGCAACTGCTGCACTCCATTCTGACGCCGCAAACTGGCGCCACAGTGTCGTAACAAGGACATTTTCTCCTAGTTTTATTGTTGCACAAATCTGAAGAAAAATTactatatgttgttgttgtcactatACAATTTATAAACTTTACTATACACACATTTCACTTAGCAATTTTTGCAGTGTTTAAccaataatcaaaacaaaaattcgtataatgttcatttattttgtgataaataatatgttttcaTTTCGAAAAACCAAGAATGGAATGAATTCTACTTCTTCTTTTAGCAACACTTCACAATAAACAAAATCAGCTGTTTCAATCATAACAGTTAACCGTTTCACAAGTAACCGGGTTTTTGATatactttattatttaaaaattttgtttttaactatatattttcaaaaaaatgtgttatttAAATAGACATCCGCAAAATACAAGCTTTTAAAAG
Coding sequences within it:
- the LOC126752259 gene encoding calcium uptake protein 1 homolog, mitochondrial-like isoform X2, with amino-acid sequence MSLLRHCGASLRRQNGVQQLLVKSLTIGGGQRNFNQLLLQPAPSTTNKVDSVRGYKKFGHKEEPTPRLTRYFHVFVGTLFFITILDWKRLKRALMPKVDADAPKPKDIPQKNKVKNNNDSDAEESDGKDEPAICKERRSVKEKMGFRERKIIEYENRIRAYSTPDKIFRYFATVRLTTATSTEVCMTPDDFLRSIYPGMMQPEGLGLDQYRRYDPKVAGEDVAECLKLHLAKDSIFYKLGSFGLITFSDYIFLLTVLSTSRRHFEIAFQMFDLNGDGDVDSEEFEMVADLVRQQSTIGIRHRDHAATGNTFKGVNSALTHYFFGPNLDQKLTIQKFIQFQAQLQREILTLEFERKTPNSEGLITEVDFAELLVAYAGYSHKKKSRKLKRVKRKFKDNNLGISKKDYLDFFHFLNNINDVDTALTFYHIAGASIDQATLKHVAKTVAMVDLRDHVIDVIFTIFDEDNDNQLSNREFVAVMKNRLQRGLEKSKDTGFIKMMRSMLKCAKETKPVLLDL
- the LOC126752259 gene encoding calcium uptake protein 1 homolog, mitochondrial-like isoform X4 — encoded protein: MSLLRHCGASLRRQNGVQQLLVKSLTIGGGQRNFNQLLLQPAPSTTNKVDSVRGYKKFGHKEEPTPRLTRYFHVFVGTLFFITILDWKRLKRALMPKVDADAPKPKDIPQKNKVKNNNDSDAEESDGKDEPAICKERRSVKEKMGFRERKIIEYENRIRAYSTPDKIFRYFATVRLTTATSTEVCMTPDDFLRSIYPGMMQPEGLGLDQYRRYDPKDVAECLKLHLAKDSIFYKLGSFGLITFSDYIFLLTVLSTSRRHFEIAFQMFDLNGDGDVDSEEFEMVADLVRQQSTIGIRHRDHAATGNTFKGVNSALTHYFFGPNLDQKLTIQKFIQFQAQLQREILTLEFERKTPNSEGLITEVDFAELLVAYAGYSHKKKSRKLKRVKRKFKDNNLGISKKDYLDFFHFLNNINDVDTALTFYHIAGASIDQATLKHVAKTVAMVDLRDHVIDVIFTIFDEDNDNQLSNREFVAVMKNRLQRGLEKSKDTGFIKMMRSMLKCAKETKPVLLDL
- the LOC126752259 gene encoding calcium uptake protein 1 homolog, mitochondrial-like isoform X1 gives rise to the protein MSLLRHCGASLRRQNGVQQLLVKSLTIGGGQRNFNQLLLQPAPSTTNKVDSVRGYKKFGHKEEPTPRLTRYFHVFVGTLFFITILDWKRLKRALMPKVDADAPKPKDIPQKNKVKNNNDSDAEESDGKDEPAICKERRSVKEKMGFRERKIIEYENRIRQFSTPDKVFRYFATIQVPTSDDRYEIFMTPQDFLTSMTPGMKQPEGLGLDQYRRYDPKVAGEDVAECLKLHLAKDSIFYKLGSFGLITFSDYIFLLTVLSTSRRHFEIAFQMFDLNGDGDVDSEEFEMVADLVRQQSTIGIRHRDHAATGNTFKGVNSALTHYFFGPNLDQKLTIQKFIQFQAQLQREILTLEFERKTPNSEGLITEVDFAELLVAYAGYSHKKKSRKLKRVKRKFKDNNLGISKKDYLDFFHFLNNINDVDTALTFYHIAGASIDQATLKHVAKTVAMVDLRDHVIDVIFTIFDEDNDNQLSNREFVAVMKNRLQRGLEKSKDTGFIKMMRSMLKCAKETKPVLLDL
- the LOC126752259 gene encoding calcium uptake protein 1 homolog, mitochondrial-like isoform X3 is translated as MSLLRHCGASLRRQNGVQQLLVKSLTIGGGQRNFNQLLLQPAPSTTNKVDSVRGYKKFGHKEEPTPRLTRYFHVFVGTLFFITILDWKRLKRALMPKVDADAPKPKDIPQKNKVKNNNDSDAEESDGKDEPAICKERRSVKEKMGFRERKIIEYENRIRQFSTPDKVFRYFATIQVPTSDDRYEIFMTPQDFLTSMTPGMKQPEGLGLDQYRRYDPKDVAECLKLHLAKDSIFYKLGSFGLITFSDYIFLLTVLSTSRRHFEIAFQMFDLNGDGDVDSEEFEMVADLVRQQSTIGIRHRDHAATGNTFKGVNSALTHYFFGPNLDQKLTIQKFIQFQAQLQREILTLEFERKTPNSEGLITEVDFAELLVAYAGYSHKKKSRKLKRVKRKFKDNNLGISKKDYLDFFHFLNNINDVDTALTFYHIAGASIDQATLKHVAKTVAMVDLRDHVIDVIFTIFDEDNDNQLSNREFVAVMKNRLQRGLEKSKDTGFIKMMRSMLKCAKETKPVLLDL